In Asanoa sp. WMMD1127, one genomic interval encodes:
- a CDS encoding S9 family peptidase has product MTDEPKAPVAKQVPRERTHHGDTVVDEYAWLAEKDDPDTLAYLKAENAYTEARTEHLAHLRERLFGEIRQRTQETDLSVPYRMGRYWYYTRTVEGQQYGIYCRVPLDDPTQTTPPATGDGTPLPGEEILLDGNALAEGHEFFSLGAFDVSPDGNRLAYSTDFTGDERFTLRIKDLRSGETLPDEVPDTFYGTAWSYDGGTLFYLTVDEAWRPYRVWRHTVGTPTSDDVIVYEELDERFWVGVGLTRSQRYVLVEAGSKITSEIRVIPSDDPTAEPALIAPRRQGVEYSVEHHGHRFLILHNDGAEDFELAYTSVDNPTGWTTMVPHQPGTRLESVDAFAEHLVISLRRDGLSGLRILALGETDGYDMRFPEPIYSVNIDANPEYQTGLVRLRYTSLTTPESVYDYDLATGELILRKRKPVKPGPDGREFNPDDYEQHREWALADDGTRVPISLIRRKGTPRDGSAPCVLYGYGSYESSMDPWFSVPRLSLLDRGMVFAVAHVRGGGEMGRHWYEDGKLLAKKNTFSDFVACAQHLAKAGWTAPDRLVARGGSAGGLLMGAVANLAPQAFAAIVAEVPFVDPLTSILDPSLPLTVMEWEEWGNPLADAEVYQYMKSYSPYENVSDVDYPAILAASSLNDTRVLYHEPTKWVARLRARAPRGHYLLKTEMGAGHGGPSGRYDAWKDEAFIAAWILDRVGLAD; this is encoded by the coding sequence GTGACCGACGAGCCGAAAGCCCCAGTCGCGAAGCAGGTTCCGCGCGAGCGCACCCACCACGGCGACACCGTGGTCGACGAGTACGCATGGCTCGCGGAAAAAGACGATCCCGACACGCTCGCCTACCTGAAGGCGGAGAACGCGTACACCGAGGCCCGCACCGAACACCTCGCCCACCTGCGGGAACGGCTGTTCGGCGAGATCCGCCAGCGCACCCAGGAGACCGACCTCTCGGTGCCCTACCGGATGGGCCGCTACTGGTACTACACGCGCACCGTCGAGGGCCAGCAGTACGGGATCTACTGCCGCGTCCCGCTCGACGACCCCACGCAGACCACCCCGCCCGCCACCGGCGACGGCACCCCGCTGCCGGGCGAGGAGATCCTGCTCGACGGCAACGCGCTCGCCGAGGGACACGAGTTCTTCTCCCTGGGCGCGTTCGACGTCAGCCCCGACGGCAACCGCCTCGCCTATTCGACGGACTTCACCGGCGACGAGCGCTTCACGCTGCGGATCAAGGACCTGCGTTCCGGCGAGACCCTGCCCGACGAGGTGCCCGACACCTTCTACGGCACCGCCTGGTCGTACGACGGTGGCACGCTCTTCTATCTGACCGTCGACGAGGCGTGGCGGCCCTATCGCGTCTGGCGGCACACCGTCGGCACGCCGACCAGCGACGACGTCATCGTCTACGAGGAGTTGGACGAGCGCTTCTGGGTCGGCGTCGGGCTGACCCGGTCACAGCGCTACGTGCTGGTCGAGGCGGGCAGCAAGATCACCAGTGAGATCCGGGTGATCCCCTCCGACGACCCGACGGCCGAGCCGGCGCTGATCGCACCCCGGCGCCAGGGCGTCGAATACTCGGTCGAGCACCACGGCCACCGCTTCCTGATCCTGCACAACGACGGCGCCGAGGACTTCGAGCTCGCGTACACCTCGGTCGACAACCCGACCGGCTGGACGACGATGGTGCCGCACCAGCCCGGCACGCGGCTGGAGTCGGTCGACGCGTTCGCCGAGCACCTGGTCATCTCGCTGCGCCGCGACGGCCTCAGCGGCCTGCGGATCCTGGCGCTGGGCGAAACCGACGGCTACGACATGCGGTTCCCGGAGCCGATCTACAGCGTCAACATCGATGCCAACCCCGAATACCAGACCGGCCTCGTACGCCTGCGCTACACCTCGCTGACGACGCCGGAGTCGGTCTACGACTACGACCTGGCCACCGGCGAGCTGATCCTGCGCAAGCGCAAGCCGGTCAAGCCGGGTCCGGACGGCCGCGAGTTCAACCCCGACGACTACGAGCAGCATCGCGAGTGGGCGCTGGCCGACGACGGCACGCGCGTACCGATCTCGCTGATCCGCCGCAAGGGCACCCCCCGCGACGGCTCGGCGCCATGCGTCCTCTATGGATACGGCTCCTACGAGTCGTCGATGGACCCCTGGTTCTCGGTGCCCCGCCTGTCGTTGCTCGACCGTGGCATGGTCTTCGCGGTCGCACACGTGCGGGGCGGGGGCGAGATGGGCCGCCACTGGTACGAGGACGGCAAGCTGCTGGCCAAGAAGAACACGTTCAGCGACTTTGTCGCGTGCGCCCAGCACCTCGCCAAGGCCGGCTGGACGGCGCCGGACCGGCTGGTGGCCCGCGGCGGCTCGGCCGGCGGCCTGCTGATGGGCGCGGTCGCCAACCTGGCGCCGCAGGCGTTCGCGGCCATCGTGGCCGAGGTGCCCTTTGTGGACCCGCTGACGTCCATCCTGGACCCGTCGCTGCCGCTGACGGTGATGGAGTGGGAGGAGTGGGGAAACCCGCTGGCCGACGCCGAGGTCTACCAATACATGAAGTCGTACTCGCCCTACGAGAACGTCTCCGATGTGGACTATCCGGCGATCCTCGCGGCCAGCAGCCTCAACGACACCCGGGTGCTCTATCACGAGCCGACCAAGTGGGTGGCCCGGCTGCGGGCCAGGGCGCCGCGCGGCCACTACCTGCTCAAGACCGAGATGGGCGCGGGCCACGGTGGGCCGAGCGGCCGCTACGACGCCTGGAAGGACGAGGCCTTCATCGCGGCCTGGATCCTGGACCGCGTCGGCTTGGCCGACTAG
- a CDS encoding ATP-dependent Clp protease proteolytic subunit: MPLDDHPRRWNVPPGMPQLPDQPAEPPLAPWLEEKLFDRRIVILQGTVNGAAATRTAAALLTLDAQGEDPVELHLRSPDGDLDAVFAVIDALDIMHAPVHALASAEIGGAAIGLYAVAPHRKAFPHSRFRLREPRAAGVSGTAEDVAHAAGHHLRALDDLIVRIAEATGQPRSRVEDDLSRGRQLTAAEAREYGLVHEIVSPGKKGDPS; encoded by the coding sequence ATGCCGCTCGACGACCATCCGCGGCGGTGGAACGTGCCGCCGGGCATGCCGCAGCTTCCCGATCAGCCGGCCGAGCCGCCGTTGGCGCCGTGGTTGGAGGAGAAGCTCTTCGATCGCCGCATCGTGATCCTGCAGGGCACGGTCAACGGGGCCGCCGCCACGCGGACCGCCGCCGCGCTGTTGACGCTCGACGCGCAGGGTGAGGACCCGGTCGAGCTCCACCTGCGCAGCCCCGACGGTGACCTGGACGCCGTCTTCGCCGTCATCGACGCGCTCGACATCATGCACGCACCGGTGCACGCCCTCGCCTCGGCCGAGATCGGCGGGGCCGCGATCGGGCTCTACGCGGTCGCACCGCATCGCAAGGCCTTCCCGCACTCCCGCTTCCGCCTGCGCGAGCCGCGGGCGGCCGGCGTCTCCGGCACCGCCGAGGACGTCGCCCACGCCGCGGGCCACCACCTGCGGGCGCTCGACGACCTGATCGTGCGGATCGCCGAGGCGACCGGCCAACCGCGCAGCCGCGTCGAGGACGACCTGTCCCGCGGTCGCCAGCTCACGGCGGCGGAAGCCCGCGAGTACGGCCTCGTCCACGAGATCGTCAGCCCCGGCAAGAAGGGCGACCCGAGCTGA
- a CDS encoding HAD-IA family hydrolase, with protein sequence MSLDAFPPILFDIDGTLVDSTDVVASVWRAVADQHGVDAEAILAVCHGRRDAEVVPEFFPAHAAATVFRQIAEAEPRYAHLLRPLPGAAALLNSLDDQAWAAVTSGPRALMTSRLRAAGLPVPAVLVTADDVAHGKPDPEGYLLAAKLLDRDIASCVVVEDAPAGIRAGRAAGARQVVGITTTHPATSLKAAGADTVIDNLAALRQAIG encoded by the coding sequence GTGAGCCTCGACGCCTTCCCGCCGATCCTGTTCGACATCGACGGCACCCTCGTCGACTCCACCGACGTGGTGGCGTCCGTCTGGCGCGCCGTCGCCGACCAGCACGGCGTCGACGCCGAGGCGATCCTCGCCGTCTGTCACGGCCGTCGCGACGCCGAGGTCGTGCCCGAGTTCTTCCCCGCACACGCGGCCGCCACGGTCTTCCGTCAGATCGCCGAGGCCGAGCCGCGCTACGCACACCTGCTGCGTCCCCTCCCGGGCGCCGCTGCCCTGCTGAACAGCCTCGACGACCAGGCCTGGGCCGCCGTCACCTCCGGACCGCGGGCGCTGATGACCAGCCGACTCCGCGCTGCCGGCCTGCCGGTCCCGGCCGTCCTCGTCACCGCTGATGACGTAGCCCACGGCAAGCCCGACCCTGAGGGCTACCTGCTGGCCGCGAAGCTGCTCGACCGGGACATCGCCAGCTGCGTGGTCGTCGAAGACGCCCCCGCCGGGATCAGAGCGGGCAGAGCCGCCGGCGCCCGGCAGGTCGTCGGCATCACGACCACTCATCCGGCCACCTCGCTCAAAGCCGCCGGCGCCGACACGGTCATCGACAACCTGGCCGCACTCCGGCAGGCGATCGGCTAA
- a CDS encoding FAD-binding oxidoreductase: MTSPGGFDVRRRLADICGEQFAREAGAADEVAGVPARWVAAPGTVEAASAVLSLAADHDLAVVPRGAATKLDWGAPPARLDLIVDTGRLAGIWHRDPGELSVEVGAGTPVRAVQAALGQRGHRLACDPRSIGATIGGVLAADEAGPLRHRFGTPCEQVIGVSYIDAEGRLHHADGWSMRGGAGPGLNQVLCGSQGALALLVSATLRTQAAPSARVWVSRSVWTPLEVHDLVRQALAASVAPSAIEVDLPAHRALLIPRQRSRQGPGTVALLLEGAQAEVLERAEQLVGVLGGDARALDTPPRWWHRYPFEPGEVALRLTVPISDLHAAIYALRDAVGGPIPVRGAAGIGVVQASLPASLGAERVAAILSAVRGVLLFRGGTCVVTSAPPAVRQAIDLWGPVAALPTLREVKERFDPHRRMAPGRWIGGL; the protein is encoded by the coding sequence ATGACTTCGCCGGGCGGCTTCGACGTGCGGCGACGCCTGGCCGACATCTGCGGCGAGCAGTTCGCCCGCGAGGCCGGCGCCGCCGACGAGGTGGCCGGCGTGCCCGCGCGGTGGGTCGCGGCGCCCGGCACCGTCGAGGCGGCTTCGGCGGTCCTGTCCCTGGCGGCCGACCACGACCTGGCCGTGGTGCCCCGCGGTGCGGCGACCAAACTCGACTGGGGCGCGCCGCCGGCCCGGCTCGACCTCATCGTCGACACCGGGCGGCTGGCCGGCATCTGGCATCGCGACCCTGGTGAGCTGAGCGTCGAGGTCGGCGCCGGCACGCCGGTGCGAGCGGTGCAGGCCGCGCTCGGGCAGCGCGGCCACCGGTTGGCCTGCGACCCGCGGTCGATCGGCGCGACGATCGGCGGGGTGCTGGCCGCCGACGAGGCCGGGCCGCTGCGCCACCGGTTCGGCACGCCGTGCGAGCAGGTGATCGGGGTCAGTTACATCGACGCCGAGGGGCGGCTGCACCATGCCGACGGCTGGTCGATGCGCGGCGGCGCCGGGCCGGGGCTCAACCAGGTCCTGTGCGGGTCGCAGGGCGCGCTGGCGCTGCTGGTCTCCGCGACGTTGCGGACCCAGGCCGCACCGTCCGCCCGCGTCTGGGTGAGCCGCTCGGTGTGGACGCCGCTGGAGGTGCACGACCTGGTGCGGCAGGCGTTGGCGGCGTCGGTGGCGCCATCGGCGATCGAGGTCGACCTGCCGGCCCATCGGGCGTTGCTGATCCCGCGCCAGCGGAGCCGGCAGGGCCCCGGCACGGTCGCGCTGCTGCTGGAGGGCGCCCAGGCCGAGGTGCTCGAGCGAGCCGAGCAGCTGGTGGGGGTGCTGGGCGGTGACGCCCGGGCGCTCGACACCCCGCCGCGCTGGTGGCATCGCTATCCGTTCGAGCCGGGCGAGGTCGCGTTGCGGTTGACGGTGCCGATCAGCGACCTGCACGCGGCGATCTACGCGCTGCGCGACGCGGTGGGCGGTCCGATCCCGGTGCGCGGGGCCGCGGGCATCGGGGTCGTGCAGGCCTCGCTGCCAGCCAGCCTCGGTGCGGAGCGGGTCGCGGCGATCCTGTCGGCGGTCCGTGGGGTGCTGCTGTTCCGCGGCGGGACGTGTGTGGTGACCTCGGCGCCGCCCGCCGTCCGCCAGGCGATCGACTTGTGGGGGCCGGTCGCGGCCCTGCCGACGCTGCGGGAGGTGAAGGAACGCTTCGACCCACACCGGCGCATGGCGCCGGGCCGCTGGATCGGCGGGCTTTAG